The Moorena producens PAL-8-15-08-1 genomic interval TCATAACCCGACCCAGCAAGGCCATACCCTGTGTTGTACACAACAGTAAACGAGCCAGATTCCGAGGATTTACGGTTGAATTCACTTCCCCCGCAACTTGGGCACGGGTAAGGGTAGCACAGAAGATGTCTTCTACCTGCCGCAGATACCCCCGCATGACTTTGGCCACTGCTTCATCCTCTGTATTGAAATCAGCAATATTGGTGCCGAGCATACAGCCACAGCTACCTGGTTGGCTGTGCATCTCCTGCAATTCCAGAAGCAATTGGGTCAGGTTTCCCAAAGGCGAGCCATCC includes:
- a CDS encoding TetR/AcrR family transcriptional regulator, whose amino-acid sequence is MTRGPQKQFDPEVALTKAMEVFWAHGYEAASLSELLKTMGIGKKSLYDTFGNKQSLFLKALEHYAQTTIRDMRDRLSADGSPLGNLTQLLLELQEMHSQPGSCGCMLGTNIADFNTEDEAVAKVMRGYLRQVEDIFCATLTRAQVAGEVNSTVNPRNLARLLLCTTQGMALLGRVMNDDTTLEGTVQAALCVLKGN